From a single Porites lutea chromosome 10, jaPorLute2.1, whole genome shotgun sequence genomic region:
- the LOC140951290 gene encoding tumor necrosis factor receptor superfamily member 16-like isoform X1 gives MGGRQYHKPLQIISFVIAADLCLLCAFSEGTCSESCKKGHFRVYNESKDCLVCEPCPPSRYMDKENNSTKCLPCSECSFSQVAIVECNSTQNRECVCPPGKFFDEDLLFCKKCSKCPVGEGVVAECTSTNDTKCQPCSKGTFSDEKSLEQKCKRCSKCRASRNKVLKENCNAFRDTICRKTTTSQPTVNATSQSSIFDSSKTTPPNKEEEPQGVVKRTKRSTSAQSVYLILGITFVSLIPAAIISVALFFAMKRRREYGKNANYPPEEKGIRKYHLSIPMTPVSATPILGRYSQYENSKNKMLVRDLPGNVIIELGRLLNPKSYNNWAKLAGRLGFTNNHAKNFELEPEEATQSLLSEWSQQDGSTVDVLVRILKEMKRDDCVQVLQENNNKTCKKHTSCIPSPADE, from the exons ATGGGTGGAAGGCAGTACCATAAACCACTTCAAATA ATTTCATTCGTCATTGCAGCAGACCTATGTTTGTTATGTGCGTTTAGTGAGGGAACGTGTTCCGAAAGCTGtaaaaaaggccattttcgCGTCTACAATGAAAGCAAGGACTGTCTCGTCTGCGAACCTTGTCCG CCTTCTAGATATATGGACAAAGAGAATAACAGTACTAAATGCCTGCCCTGCTCCGAATgtagtttttcacaagttgcaATTGTGGAGTGTAATTCGACTCAAAACAGAGAATGTGTTTGCCCGCCCGGTAAATTCTTCGATGAGGACCTCCTCTTCTGTAAAAAATGCTCAAAATGTCCCGTGGGTGAGGGGGTTGTGGCAGAGTGCACATCAACAAATGACACGAAATGTCAGCCGTGCTCAAAG ggcACATTTTCTGACGAAAAAAGTTTGGAGCAAAAGTGTAAGAGATGTTCCAAATGCAGGGCATCTcgaaacaaagttttaaaagaaaactgcaatGCGTTCAGAGACACCATCTGCCGCAAGACAACGACAAGTCAACCTACTGTCAACGCCACATCACAGAGCTCTATCTTTG ACAGTTCAAAGACCACTCCGCCCAATAAAGAAGAAGAACCTCAAGGAGTcgtaaaaagaacaaaaagaagtACGTCCGCGCAAAGTGTTTATTTAATTCTTGGCATCACTTTTGTTAGCCTTATTCCAGCTGCCATTATTAGTGTTGCGTTGTTCTTCGCAATGAAACGAAGACGTGAATACGGCAAAAACGCAAATTATCCTCCAG AAGAAAAAGGAATCAGGAAGTACCATCTTTCAATTCCAATGACACCTGTGTCAGCGACACCGATACTAGGTCGTTACTCGCAGTACGAAAATAGCAAGA ACAAGATGCTTGTTCGGGACCTACCTGGAAATGTGATCATCGAATTAGGAAGACTCTTAAATCCCAAGTCGTATAACAACTGGGCAAAACTTGCAGGACGCCTGGGATTCACAAACAACCATGCCAAAAATTTTGAATTGGAACCCGAAGAAGCGACGCAATCTCTTTTGAGCGAGTGGAGTCAACAAGATGGGTCGACTGTCGATGTTCTCGTCAGAATTTTAAAGGAAATGAAACGAGACGACTGTGTCCAAGTCCTGcaagaaaataataacaaaacctGCAAAAAACACACTTCCTGTATACCAAGTCCTGCAGACGAATGA
- the LOC140951290 gene encoding tumor necrosis factor receptor superfamily member 16-like isoform X2 encodes MDKENNSTKCLPCSECSFSQVAIVECNSTQNRECVCPPGKFFDEDLLFCKKCSKCPVGEGVVAECTSTNDTKCQPCSKGTFSDEKSLEQKCKRCSKCRASRNKVLKENCNAFRDTICRKTTTSQPTVNATSQSSIFDSSKTTPPNKEEEPQGVVKRTKRSTSAQSVYLILGITFVSLIPAAIISVALFFAMKRRREYGKNANYPPEEKGIRKYHLSIPMTPVSATPILGRYSQYENSKNKMLVRDLPGNVIIELGRLLNPKSYNNWAKLAGRLGFTNNHAKNFELEPEEATQSLLSEWSQQDGSTVDVLVRILKEMKRDDCVQVLQENNNKTCKKHTSCIPSPADE; translated from the exons ATGGACAAAGAGAATAACAGTACTAAATGCCTGCCCTGCTCCGAATgtagtttttcacaagttgcaATTGTGGAGTGTAATTCGACTCAAAACAGAGAATGTGTTTGCCCGCCCGGTAAATTCTTCGATGAGGACCTCCTCTTCTGTAAAAAATGCTCAAAATGTCCCGTGGGTGAGGGGGTTGTGGCAGAGTGCACATCAACAAATGACACGAAATGTCAGCCGTGCTCAAAG ggcACATTTTCTGACGAAAAAAGTTTGGAGCAAAAGTGTAAGAGATGTTCCAAATGCAGGGCATCTcgaaacaaagttttaaaagaaaactgcaatGCGTTCAGAGACACCATCTGCCGCAAGACAACGACAAGTCAACCTACTGTCAACGCCACATCACAGAGCTCTATCTTTG ACAGTTCAAAGACCACTCCGCCCAATAAAGAAGAAGAACCTCAAGGAGTcgtaaaaagaacaaaaagaagtACGTCCGCGCAAAGTGTTTATTTAATTCTTGGCATCACTTTTGTTAGCCTTATTCCAGCTGCCATTATTAGTGTTGCGTTGTTCTTCGCAATGAAACGAAGACGTGAATACGGCAAAAACGCAAATTATCCTCCAG AAGAAAAAGGAATCAGGAAGTACCATCTTTCAATTCCAATGACACCTGTGTCAGCGACACCGATACTAGGTCGTTACTCGCAGTACGAAAATAGCAAGA ACAAGATGCTTGTTCGGGACCTACCTGGAAATGTGATCATCGAATTAGGAAGACTCTTAAATCCCAAGTCGTATAACAACTGGGCAAAACTTGCAGGACGCCTGGGATTCACAAACAACCATGCCAAAAATTTTGAATTGGAACCCGAAGAAGCGACGCAATCTCTTTTGAGCGAGTGGAGTCAACAAGATGGGTCGACTGTCGATGTTCTCGTCAGAATTTTAAAGGAAATGAAACGAGACGACTGTGTCCAAGTCCTGcaagaaaataataacaaaacctGCAAAAAACACACTTCCTGTATACCAAGTCCTGCAGACGAATGA